The Cynocephalus volans isolate mCynVol1 chromosome 17, mCynVol1.pri, whole genome shotgun sequence genomic interval TCTGTGTAGAATCGCCACATCCCTCCGGTGCCTGCCGAGGTCGTGCGGCCTGTGCTCCTTGTTCCACAGCTGGCATTTTTCCTGTAAGAGAAGAAAATGTTACAAAtgaccttttttggggggggaaatcCTTATAATAGtgtcatatgtatatatgtagcaTCATATCCTCATAATAGCATCATACGGTAACATATGTTACCATTACATTGTTAaagaaccaatttaaaaaaaaccaagttGCTTCTTTGCTAGTACCCACCCAAATTCTTGCTTTTATTACTCTGATCATGGTAACCACGATGAACTGAGTACCTGCCATATGCCGAGTATCTGCCATATGCCAATGCATACAATAACCCTGAAAAATAGTTactgtttccattttataaaagaggaaaattaGTCTCAGAAAAGCTTAAGCAGAATGCCCAAGACCACACTGCCAGCAGGTGGCTGGGACGTGGACCTggttctgactccagagcccatccACTTGCCCACAGCATCCTGCTGCCTCATTCAGACAGTGCATTTCAGTTTCTCTTCACATGTACTTTTGTGAAGCCAAGTAACAAACCCATTAAAAAATGTCCTGAATCCATATAATCTGATCTTAAAATGACCACTTtaaaagatatgttttaaaattatgtatttactgcaaaagagacaaaaaacacTAAACTTTAATTGTATCCAGATCCCAAAATGGAATATATGTTTTACGGAAAATTACTTTGTAATCTCATTTCACTATTTTGATATACTGATCACAGACCTTGGACAGAGAGGTTGGATGTGAAAAACTGCAGAAAAGACCCAACCAGAACTTTTCTCTCACAGGGAGATCAAGGCTGTGCTATGGTTTgcaatgtgtccccccaaaaaatgtGCTGGAAAAGTAATCCCCAATGCAAGTGTTGGGAGGAGGGGCCTAATGTGAGGTGTTTAGgacatgagggctctgtcctcaagaatggattaatgccaattataaaagggcttgaggctgCAAGTTCAATCTCTTGCTCTCTCGTGCTCtcctgcccttctgccttcctccatgggatgatgcagcatgaaggcccttgccagatgtggaaccctcgatcttggactccccagcctccagcactctgagaaataaatctctgttctttataaattacccagtctcgggtattttgttttagcagcacaaatggactaagacagcttGTGAAATGAGCTATTTGATACACGCAGCCCTAGCAAACAGAAGCAGCCTAACAACACAGCACTGACCAGGAACAGGCACAGGGaatcctctccctcctctctgggAGAAGCCCTCAGTCCCAGGGGAACCCCACCCAGCAACTATCCTGCCACACAGTACTACCCCAGTCTCAGCTGCTCATCTCACCCCAGTGGTAGTGCTACAACATGGGGTAAGTGGTGAGAGGAAAGATCAGAAGGAATCTTTTTCAGCCCATTTCTCACCAACTCAGAAGTCCCATGTGTGcggaaaggaagaggagaaagggaaagctCTGTCTCATCACTTCCCTCCATTAACCAAATCCCAGTATATCCTTCCTTAAAATCCCATTCCAGTATCTGTGGGCTGCTGATTCTGGgtttttgaaaaaggaaagggcatacagagaagaaacagagaagtgAAAACCTGATCCCCACCATCTTCTCTTGCCTTCCTCCCAGCCCTGGTCCTAATGCCCACATCACCCAGTCAAGGCCTTTCCACCACACTCTGAATGTAAGCAGCACTGCCTATAGCTCAGGGAGATTGCTCTGCTTCCTGATGGAGTGTAACAGTGGAGTCCTAGTTCCAGTGGCATTCCAGCAGAAGAGCTGTATTCATGCTGGAACTTTGACAGCAATCAGTGTCAAACAATGATTTGGGTCTATTGTACTACAAGGATTATATTCCAGACATGTTAACTACGGGCTGTGTGATAGCCTGGGAGCTTATAACTCCATCATATGACTGTTTCTACGGGAAAACTAATTGTAAATAGCAAACATAATCGTATAGGGATTTACAGAGTAATTCATGCACTTAGAAAACGTTCACACATACAGATAGACATCATTTAATCTGTGGGGTAGGTATCTCAAATGTTCCTCCTTGTTCATAAAAAGGAACTTGTGTTAGAAAATAAACCCAGTGTGGTCATGATAAGTCATCAGCTGAGGCAGGACAAGGACTCCTGACTCCCAGTTCCTATCTTCAAAGTCTCCTGGAATTAAAGCAGCCCCCAGAGGAATCAGGTTGGCCTCTCAAGATTTCTTACTTCTCTTGGCACACAAGACATAGcagaggatttaaaaaaaaaggggggggggcctagaaatacaaaaatgtacTCAAAATACCTCCTAGTCCCTCACTGTGAAATTAGGTAGCAGTAACAGAGCCCACTTTCATCTCTTAAATTTCTATTTGGATCTATTTTACCTTCTTTCTGGCCACTGTATTACTGCTTTCCCCTTCCAATATCTTAACACAATGGTTTTCCTAACCATTTACATACTCTGTTCTAACAGGATGGTCTTCTGGCTGTTCTTGAAGAAGCCAAGCTCACTGCCCTTGGAATCTTTACACTTAACCATTCCTCTTGCCTATGAAGCCTATTCCTCCTGAGATCACTGCATGATTGTCTCCCCTCCTTCTTTCAGGTctctactcaaatgtcacctaCTCTGAACACCGTACATAAAACAACTATCCACCCTCACCCTACTCCACCACTCTCTATCTTCCACCCAGCTTTATTTCTCTTCATAGCCCTTATTGCCTGAATTtaagttatttacttatttgttttgcTTATGGTCTCCCACACTGGAATATAAGGTTCATGAGGACAAACCCTGCTTTTCTTGTTCACAAATAAATCCTCAGAGCTGACACAGCAGTTGGCATGTAGAAGACCCTCAATAACTATTTGATAACCATCCTCACATCCCTGGCTCTTCCACCATCTTAATATCACTGAGTTCCATTAATCTTCCTTGAACGCTGTGTAGCCCTTCACAGTTTTACAGTTTACAGAGCATTACTGCTCCTTTCATCCTCACAGCAACTTCCTTCTACATTGTATTAAGCAGAGCAAAGACTCCAACCCCGGTCTAACCTTAAATCCCATACCACTTCTTCTCCAAGGTACTAACTCTATTACCTCATTGAGCATGGAGAATGCAAATATGCATACTACGTAATCCAAAGCATATTAATCATTAGCTTCAACGTTTTCTTAAAGACTTATGAAGGATATATTCTTAGACAACCAATACGTATTACGTTACACTCGTGAAATAATACTTAACCAGTGCCAAAATTCTAAAAGGGAACATTGTTGGGTCTCTCAATACATACAATTATGGTCTGTCTAGTTACACTGGCCCCATCATACTGAATCCTAAAAAATGACAACACCCATAACTTTAAAAGCTGCATGTGGTCCCAAATGTTTAAGTTCTCCATTTCACTTGTGCAtcagttatttcatttttgtttattaactAAGTTATTTTATCATCAAATTCACATTTGGTGAGTATGagcttctccttttttctttaaaaatactcagATGGCCAAACTTTCCTGCCACAGTACTACCAATGCTCATTAACCAGGCCAATTCCTGAAGAAGATGTACCTACAGGACATGTTTTCCATTCCTGTACAAAGAATCTCCAAATTCTAGGgtgaaaatgagaaaacactCCAAGCCTATATAAACTAAACGACAGCTTAATACACTTCTCTTGAACAGTTCAGTGACAGGAACCGACAATCGTTCAGGATTTTACCATTTCCAACAGTTCTATCAGAATTTCTTTGCTCTGAGCTGAAATCTGTTTCATGTAAGTTCAAATCATCAGTTTTAGATTTACCTATTGCAGCCAACAAGAAAAGTCTCATCCCTCTTCACATCCTTAAGAAAAGATTTCATGCATCCCTTCGAGGCCTTTCCCTCTCTAGACAAAACTCCACTAGTTCCTTCAAAAATTCTAAGACAACAAGGTTGCTTGATTCCTTCATTAATTCATCATTTATTGTGTCAGGCCTTATGGCTACAAATAGAAATGACTTGGGCAGGTTCTCTGTCAAAGTCTAGGAAAGAAGGAATATGGAAACATAAATGGTCTTATGATGATATGCACAAAATGCTATGGGAGCAAAAGGGAAAGCTAATAGCTACTGTTGCTCGCAAATACAGAGAAGGCCACAAGTGAAATAATCCCTGGGCTTAGtcttgaaaaacaaataaaattttgccTTGAGTTGGAAGGGGTACTGATTTCAGAAAACAGCAATAACTTCACTGTTGCTGGACCacaggagagggaagagagagttaGTTTGAAAAGACCATCAAGAGCCTTGGTAATCCCTCCTgcccttttttttaaagttaacaaCAAGAAACTAACTGGAAAAACTAAGCAGAAGAGTAAGAGCAAAGTGGAGAATAAACTGGAATTGaagtggagagagaagagataGGTAACAAACGCATAAGTAGACGAGAGAGGTTGAGGGCTAAGCTGGGGCAGtagaaatggaggaagaaagaacTGATGAGAAGGTTTTCATGTAGAATTTAAAGTCTGGTAGATGACTGGATAGCCAGATAGCATAAGAAAAACCCAAGATGACGCTGAAGTTTCTGGCTTTGGGTAAACGAGTGTATAGCAGTGCCACATAGAGAAATAATTGCGGACGGAGGAGGGTAGGGTCAATGGAGAGACTGAGTTTTGTGTCGGACAAGTTATGTTAGATAGTTTAATAACTGTGTGGGAACTCCAGATGGAAATGAGAGTGCAGAGCTCAGGTCCAGCGACACCAGTTCAATGACATCAGTTTTCTCAAAGTGGTCTCTGACCCTATTCCAGTttaactttccttttttaaaagtgatGCGCGAAACTGAGTAACGAGAAATAATTCGCCTCCTTCCCAAAAGGCCTGTATCTACTCCCATGGCCACGTCATCTGAAGTTCATTTTTCCCTTGCGAATCTTCAAATGCTAGGGTCTCCTTTCCAGAACTAGATTACTCCTGGGCCCCAACTCTCCGAGTTCGCAACCGAGCAGGCCGCAGGGATCCTTACCTCTGCCGGACAGTAGATCCCGCCGCCCGGGCAGCCACTGCCTTGCTGGGAGAGCGTCCAGAGGAGCCCACGTTAGTGCCACTGGGGGTCGGACCAGGCtgtagagagagacagacagacgggTGAGCGCCACGGACCCGCACCCGAGACCGACACCCGCACCGGACGCTGGGGAAAGCAAGGGAGCCACAGAGAAGGACAAGGAGTAAGGCAGGAGTCAGGGCGCCgggaagaggcagggaccaagaagaggAAGCTAGGGCCGCCATACCATGCTGGAGGCCGGAGGGTGGCAGGCGCTGACGCTCAGTAAGTTGGGAGCCACCAAAGGTCCTGCAGCTGGAGAGAATGGGTCGGGCTCCGCCCCCAGACCTGCGGGCAAGGTCCTCGCTGACTCCAGGGACGCCTGGGTTGTCCCACGATATGCCTGTAGAAAGTCTTCTACAAGCGACTTGGTTAGCTGCAGTGTGGGAAGTACAGACCTTCCTTCTCCTTATTTTGAATTACAGAGTCCTTAACAGTCTCCAATTCCTACCAAAGAAAGGATATAGCCAAGGTCAGACGAGAAACTTTCTCTGGCGGTTATTAGGCGCCCACTGATTTGCGCTGATGTGGCCTAAATGACGCACGCGCGGCAGGGCGGGGTCGACCCGCAGGTGCCAGCTGGGAGCCAGGGGGCGGAGCTTGCGCGGAAGCCCTCTCTGCGCGCAGGGCGCAGGCGCAGCTCCTGGGCCAtggaggagaagcaggaggagaaCTTGGAGCCGGGTCCCAGCCCGTCGGTGCTGTTCCTGCACCCAGACCTCGGCGTGGGCGGCGCCGAGCGGTTGGTGCTGGACGCGGCACTGGCGCTGCAGGCTCGCGGATGTAGCGTGAAGATCTGGACAGCGCACTACGATCCACGCCACTGCTTCGCCGAGAGCCGCGAGCTGCCGGTGCACTGCGCCGGGGACTGGCTGCCGCGCAGCCTGGGCTGGGGCGGCCGCGGCGCCGCCGTCTGTGCCTACGTGCGCATGGTCTTCCTGGCGCTCTACGTGCTGTTCCTCGCCGACGAGGAGTTCGACGTGGTCGTGTGCGACCAGGTGAGGCGGTCGCCGGGCCGGCCGCGCGAGTGTTGGCCTCACTGTGGAGGACACGCATGGCCTCTAAGGGAGGACCTCTGCCGTCTGCGGTTCGGAAAGCTTGGAACTGACCTAAGAAGTCAGAGCTGGGAGTGAGACTGGTTCTGCACCTTAAGTGTGGGCCCCTTAAAGGTGCACATTGCAGGGCCCCATGCTCCGGGAAGTTTTCATCCTGGATCCCTGAGGggggcccagaaatctgcattttaactggGTCGTCGGATGATTCTGAAGCAAACAGGCCTTGGGGCTCGTTCTAAAAATAATTCTTGTATTGTCTTCGCTTTTCTCTATTATTTCTGTTAATTCTACTTCCAGCCAGGCCACTCTGATTCTAAACAGTGACATGTGTTTAAAAACCAAGCTAAATATGACTTGCCCCCATTAAAACTTTAGCAGGGCTTCCCACTGGTCTTTGGAGAAAAGTCCACGTTCTTTACCTTGGTAAATAACATCCACATGGGTGTGCTATTTTAGACTCTTCTtatgttccccccaccccccagaaaaatgtatttcaaaaagtaACATTCGCTCAgccctaaaaattaaaataatataaaggggTATAATATAAAAGTCCCATCCCATTTCTCTCCCTGAAAATAGCCGCTATTAACAGTTTCTCCTGTATCCTTCCAGAAGTTGTCTGTGGCTACACAGCATATGTGTGTCGTTTACAGAAATATCTTATTTGTACATAATTGGGATTATGACATATTTAACCATTGGGCACCTGGCTTTTTTTCAGCAAAGATTTCTCTTTGGGACATGCTTATATGTTAGTATTAGAGATTCACTTCATTCTGTGTAGTGGCTAAAATTCACTTTTGTGTGAATGTACCTtgatttatatattcttttattaaagGACGCTAACATTGTGATCAGTTTTTTCTGAATAGATCAGTATTGTAATGaatatctgtttttgtttttgttttttttcttgcaagCATGTCTTTTgagtaaatttctagaaataacgTTGGTGGGTCAATTTATTCTTTTGCAGTGTGTGACAGAGCCTGTTACTCCACGCTCTTGTACACATGGAATATTGTCAACCATTTTCATCTTTGCCAAACTGATAGGTAGAAATGGCACCACATTTGtatttgtgtttctttaattGTGTCTCCTGAGCTACTTTTGATCATGTTTGCTTGTGTGGGAgctgtttgtttttaagaaatatggACATTTATCAAACATCCTACTTGTGTAGGCACAAGGCAGCTGAGACTGTAGTGTAGAGAAGAAATTCTGGGCTTGGAAGTAGGAGACCTGGATTCGAGTTCCATATCTGCCGCTTTAGCTAAGTAGCCTTGGATAAGTTTCACAATATGCCTAAAACTGACCTTCTTGAGGTATTAATTAAGTGAGCTGGGGATTAAGCGACTTGTAGAGATTACTCAACAAGACAGTCTCTAGTAATGCAAGCATGTAGTTTTTGCTCAGCAGTGATTatggttaatatttattgagcacatactatgtacTAAactctaagcattttacatttatcAGTGCATTAAATAATCACAACAACCATATAGATTTTTTTGAATTATAACTGTCACCGTGTtacagagaggaaactgaggcccagagagggatgAATTATTTGATCCTGGTCACAGTAGAGTTGAGATTCAAACCTTGGCAATcttgactccagagcccatgctcttaactACTATAGTTTATTCATTTCAGTTCCTTAGGAGAAGAAAGATCCGAgaactgcactgtccaatatgttAGCCACCAGCCACAAGCTtttgagcccttgaaatgtggctagtctgaactgagatgtgctaaaatgtaaaacacaaacctgattttgaagatttaatctgaaaaaaggaaaatgtaaagtatctcattaaaattttttagtattgattacattttgtaatgatagtattttggataagtaaaatatattaatttcacccttaaaaaatttgttaatgttactaggtttttattttatttctgttggacagcatTATTCAAGAGAAAACCATTGGACTTGAAGCTTTAAATGTTTAGAACACATCCAGCAAACGTCTACTAGCCTTCTATACACCGGGCATTGTACTGGGTGAGAGTCAGGGAAAACAAAGCAGGATGAGACATTGTCCATGAGAAGCCCACAGACTAGCAGGCAGGATGGGTCTCTGTGCTTTTGGTTTGGTTGAAGCTGAATTCACCAGTCACTTTATCTGCTGTTGATTTTTGCTTTGACTAGGTATCTGCCTGTATACCAGTGCTCAGGCTGGCCAGACGGCGTAAGAAGATTCTGTTTTACTGTCACTTTCCAGATCTGCTTCTCACCAAGAGAGATTCTTTTCTTAAACGGCTGTACAGGGCCCCAATTGACTGGATAGAGGAATACACCACAGGCATGGCAGACTGCATTGTGGTCAACAGCCGGTTCACAGCTGCCATTTTTAAGAAAACCTTCAAGTCTCTGTCTCACATAGATCCTGACATCCTCTACCCATCTCTGAATGTCACCAGCTTTGACTCAGCTGTTCCTGAAAAGCTTGATGACTTAGTccctgagggaaaaaaattcctGTTCCTTTCCATCAACAgatatgaaaggaagaaaaatctgaCTTTGGCACTGGAAGCCCTAGTACAGCTGCGTGGAAGATTGACATCCCAAGATTGGGAGAGAGTTCATCTGATCATAGCAGGTGGTTATGACGAGAGAGTCCTGGAGAATGTGGAACACTATCAGGAATTGAAGAAAATGGTCCAGCAGTATAACCTTGACCAATATGTGACCTTCCTGCGGTCTTTCTCGGACGAACAGAAAATCTCACTCCTGCATGGCTGCACATGTGTGCTTTACACACCGAGCAATGAGCACTTTGGTATTGTTCCTTTGGAGGCCATGTACATGCAGTGCCCTGTCATTGCTGTTAATTCGGGTGGGCCCTTGGAGTCCGTCGTCCACAGCATCACAGGGTTTCTGTGTGAGCCTGACCCACTGCACTTCTCAGAAGCAATAGAAAAGTTCATCCGTGAACCTTCCTTAAAAGCCAGAATGGGCCTGGCTGGAAGAGCCAGAGTGAAGGAAAAATTTTCTTCTGAAGCATTTACAGAACAGCTCTACTCATATGTCACCAAACTGCCAGAATAACCAAATTCTTTTTGAGGTCTTCATGCTACATTCATTAATGCCATTTTTATGGGTTGTAGACCAGTtttgaaaccaaaaaagaaacctGGAACCTAGTGcagaagagattttttaaaaataaacttgagtCTTGAATCTGAGCCACCTTCCTGTATGCCACACGTCCCTGTCTACTTTATCAGAAAAAGAATGTCTTTTATGCTGTAATCATTCCAACTCTTACCAGTGTTGAGTTATAAATATGGTACAATTCCACGTTCAGCAGAGTACTTTAATAATCTGGATTATTGTTGCTCTGTCTAAATTTTGAACGATATTTTGCCTTAATTGGTTTTGATAGTTTAGGTGCATAATTATCAAAGTTGATTAATTTGACTTCATAGCATAATGAGATCAGGGTTATTGTAGTTCCAGAATTAATCTGCCACAGTGTTCACTGTCTTCTGTTAGGAAATTTTGTTAGTCATACCTTTGCCTGGATTCATAGCAAgactgctctattttttttttttttttttacaaagatgatTTATTCTTACTGAGACATGacaataaaagatatttatcatagaaagagacaaaaaaaaattagactttgGTCTCCATGATCTATTTTTGTATTTGGAACATAGGTACGAGAGCCAGACCTGAAGTCAGAAAACTAAATTAAAGTGGGTGTTGGGATGAAGAGGAAAAAGTGTCACATATACGGTGTGCATCTTGTTTAGGACATGTTTTTTATTGTCATCTCAGTTGTCTCAGCTTTGTTAATATTTGCGTTGTATTGACTGAGCTCCTAAGTATAGGACACAATGTTTTTTATCTTTCAAGGCCTGGCTCAGATGCCATTGCTGTGAAGCCTGCCTTGACCATCCATCCACCTCCCAAACTGGAAGTGATCTTTCCCTTCTGTATACTCTAGCCGTGTCAAGGCACTGACCAATCTTAGAGTTCATTACTTACCTGTTGGTGTAGTACAAATAATAAAGCAGTCTTCAACATACCTCTAAAGCTAagttcatttaaattaaaaatagcaaagatTACTAGCCAAAGCCTCCACATTAATCAAGTTGAGAGCCTGTCGGCTTaaatgaccttggacaaattagtctgcacttcagtttcttcatctgtaaagtgggataaTTGTATATACTACTTTCCTCTTAGTGTGCTTATGACAGATTgcaataatatatgtaaagtactctGAGAACAGTACTGAGCAGGTAGTatgtaaatgttagctattactatttTGCAATTTGGGGATATTGAAAATTACCATAGGAGTTCATGTGGGTTCATGCCAC includes:
- the SEC61B gene encoding protein transport protein Sec61 subunit beta is translated as MPGPTPSGTNVGSSGRSPSKAVAARAAGSTVRQRKNASCGTRSTGRTTSAGTGGMWRFYTEDSPGLKVGPVPVLVMSLLFIASVFMLHIWGKYTRS
- the ALG2 gene encoding alpha-1,3/1,6-mannosyltransferase ALG2; translation: MEEKQEENLEPGPSPSVLFLHPDLGVGGAERLVLDAALALQARGCSVKIWTAHYDPRHCFAESRELPVHCAGDWLPRSLGWGGRGAAVCAYVRMVFLALYVLFLADEEFDVVVCDQVSACIPVLRLARRRKKILFYCHFPDLLLTKRDSFLKRLYRAPIDWIEEYTTGMADCIVVNSRFTAAIFKKTFKSLSHIDPDILYPSLNVTSFDSAVPEKLDDLVPEGKKFLFLSINRYERKKNLTLALEALVQLRGRLTSQDWERVHLIIAGGYDERVLENVEHYQELKKMVQQYNLDQYVTFLRSFSDEQKISLLHGCTCVLYTPSNEHFGIVPLEAMYMQCPVIAVNSGGPLESVVHSITGFLCEPDPLHFSEAIEKFIREPSLKARMGLAGRARVKEKFSSEAFTEQLYSYVTKLPE